A window of Gossypium hirsutum isolate 1008001.06 chromosome D13, Gossypium_hirsutum_v2.1, whole genome shotgun sequence genomic DNA:
caatgtattttgaattatgaataaattaataattttaacaacttTATTCTATTAACATAAATGATGCTTTTAACtagattacaaatattttaaatatattttaaaaatatttgtccAGAAATACTTTGATTTGAAACTTTAAAGCGTACAAATATATGCTAGTGTGAGTAAGGGCATGGAGCAAGTCAAAAATTAGTATCATTGATGGGAATGAAGGATTTCCATTAGAAAAGTAAATGGAGATACCAAACTTGGATGGACTTGAATTCCTCCAAAGACAAATACGGGGATAAACTAGCATATGATAGCACTATAAATATACATTTCAGATGCATCCATTCTTCATTTCAGTTTTCATAGCTACCAACATGAAGCTTGCAGCAGCCATGGACGCCTTTGATTCTTTCATGCCATACTTACTCCACTTGGTGCTTCTATACGTCTTTGCCGGTctcttttactttctttacaaaTACAAATCTAGCGGCGGCGGCGGCGGCCCCACCCCCAACCTCCCTCCTGGTAAAAAGGGTCTTCCATACATCGGTGAAACCTTGGATTTTGTATTGGCGTCCAGAAGGGGAACTCCTGAGAAATTCGTGACTGATAGAACTACCAAATATTCACCCGATGTGTTTCGCACATCACTGCTTGGAGAAGACATGGCCGTCTTCTGCGGCTCCGCTGGTAACAAGTTCCTTTTCTCCGGCCAAAACAAATATGTCACTTCATGGTGGCCGGATTCTATTAAGAAAGCTTTGATGGACCCATCCAGTGTTGACAATTCTTCCAAAGAAGAATCCACTAAACTTCGGGCCTATCTGCCTCCTTTTCTCAAGCCTGAGTCCCTGCAACATTTCATACCAGTCATGGATATAATGGCGAAAGAGCACCTAAATCAACATTGGTCGCCGTATAATGAAGTCCAAGTTTTCCCACTCTCCAAGAAGTACACGTTCGCACTGGCTTGTCGTCTTTTCATGAGCGTCACGGATTACGACGAGATAGAGAACTTCGCGAAGCCATTTGCTCTTGCCACTGCGGGTCTCATGTCGGTTCCCATAGATCTTCCAGGTACAACTTTCAATCGGGCAGTGAAGGCCGGCAGACTGATTCGACAACGGCTTTTAGCCCTCATTACCCAGAAGAAAAATGAGATATTGGAGAAAGGGAAAACAGTAGCCTCAGACTTGGTTGACAGCATGCTGATGGATGGTATGACTGAGGTTGAGATCGGCAATAAGATTGTGGGCTTCTTTATTGCCAGCCATGACACAACAAGCACTGCCATCACCTTCATTGTTAGCTATCTTTCGGATTATCCTGAAGTATATAACAGGGTTCTTGAAGGTACGTGATTTAGCTTGATTTTAAGCACCCATGACATTGGGATGGGAC
This region includes:
- the LOC107919062 gene encoding beta-amyrin 28-monooxygenase yields the protein MHPFFISVFIATNMKLAAAMDAFDSFMPYLLHLVLLYVFAGLFYFLYKYKSSGGGGGPTPNLPPGKKGLPYIGETLDFVLASRRGTPEKFVTDRTTKYSPDVFRTSLLGEDMAVFCGSAGNKFLFSGQNKYVTSWWPDSIKKALMDPSSVDNSSKEESTKLRAYLPPFLKPESLQHFIPVMDIMAKEHLNQHWSPYNEVQVFPLSKKYTFALACRLFMSVTDYDEIENFAKPFALATAGLMSVPIDLPGTTFNRAVKAGRLIRQRLLALITQKKNEILEKGKTVASDLVDSMLMDGMTEVEIGNKIVGFFIASHDTTSTAITFIVSYLSDYPEVYNRVLEEQMEVLRCKEAGEPLRWEDIQKMKYTWCVACEVMRLAPPANGSFREAITDFTYAGYTIPKGWKAFWMVHTTHKNPKYFPDPERFDPSRFEGNGPAPYSFVPFGGGPRMCPGKEYARLEILTFIHNLLTTFKWVKLNPNEKISYIPSPIPKEGLPIKIQPLLN